Proteins encoded together in one Rubripirellula reticaptiva window:
- a CDS encoding class I SAM-dependent methyltransferase, with translation MATTEFLKRVFSMRPTSTLQSALSVYDDYVFDKRYQLDTRSEVAIDDLDISQEDKEHADKYKPTRARYFRKIMEKVDLPRDGVFVDVGCGKGRILLLAAEQGFDQVVGLEISPGLCQIAERNVATFKEAKPKTGSIKVVCTNILDYQMDGSETVFFLYSPFGCSVTERFLEMIRQSLKDHPRDLCLIIDEFRFPKLLVNDHYFEQSLIYKYGAAVFHVYSHVS, from the coding sequence ATGGCCACGACTGAATTTCTGAAACGGGTTTTCTCGATGCGACCCACAAGCACTCTTCAAAGTGCTTTGAGTGTCTACGACGACTACGTGTTCGATAAACGCTATCAACTTGACACTCGATCCGAGGTCGCCATCGACGACCTGGACATCAGTCAAGAAGACAAGGAGCATGCCGACAAATACAAACCGACTCGCGCGAGATACTTTCGCAAGATCATGGAGAAAGTCGATCTCCCCCGCGATGGAGTGTTCGTCGATGTTGGATGCGGCAAGGGCCGAATCCTGTTGCTCGCTGCGGAGCAGGGATTTGACCAAGTCGTCGGTTTAGAAATCTCGCCTGGCTTGTGTCAGATCGCAGAGCGAAACGTCGCGACCTTCAAAGAAGCGAAGCCCAAAACGGGTTCGATTAAAGTCGTCTGCACCAATATCCTCGACTATCAGATGGACGGAAGCGAAACCGTCTTCTTTCTGTATTCACCGTTCGGCTGCTCGGTAACAGAGCGATTTCTCGAGATGATACGGCAGTCGCTCAAGGATCATCCGCGAGACTTGTGTCTTATCATCGACGAATTCCGCTTCCCCAAATTACTTGTCAACGATCACTACTTCGAGCAATCGCTAATTTACAAGTACGGGGCAGCCGTATTCCATGTGTATTCTCACGTCAGCTAA
- a CDS encoding eL24 family ribosomal protein has product MKRQLFAAACTAALLVTPQFVIAQEAAAPHDHAHDHSAHDHAGHSHAADATGPHGGTVQTVGDSRIETVIVEKGIMFMILGQNDQPIAPPDATGNLRLRIGEGKKEYTYELKTLKNLAIGVGVDLSKVVDQPLHMNVRITKVGTEPLIFHAMGKLASGKLSDELLISLQATCPVSGQPLGSMGKPPKITIGDKSLFVCCAGCTKKVEASPDQYLTKYYTAKGEQVREGVFKSTLADAAAIAAQKTCPVMDEPLGGMGVPGKVSVNGKAVYICCPGCAKKLVAEPDKYLAALKAKGITPPVFQ; this is encoded by the coding sequence ATGAAACGACAACTCTTTGCAGCCGCTTGTACAGCAGCTTTGCTGGTGACACCTCAATTCGTGATCGCGCAGGAAGCAGCCGCACCGCACGATCACGCGCATGACCACTCCGCACACGACCACGCTGGCCACAGCCATGCCGCCGATGCAACTGGCCCACATGGTGGCACCGTTCAAACCGTTGGCGACAGCAGAATCGAAACGGTGATCGTCGAAAAGGGAATCATGTTCATGATCCTTGGCCAGAACGATCAACCCATCGCACCACCCGACGCGACAGGAAATCTGAGACTACGAATCGGCGAAGGTAAAAAGGAATACACCTACGAACTCAAGACGCTCAAGAACCTCGCCATCGGAGTCGGTGTGGACCTTTCCAAAGTCGTCGATCAACCACTACACATGAACGTCCGTATCACCAAAGTCGGCACGGAACCACTGATCTTCCACGCCATGGGTAAACTCGCCAGCGGCAAGCTATCCGACGAATTGCTCATCAGCCTGCAAGCCACCTGTCCCGTCAGCGGCCAACCGCTCGGCAGCATGGGCAAGCCACCCAAGATCACGATCGGTGACAAGTCGCTCTTCGTCTGCTGTGCGGGCTGCACGAAGAAAGTCGAAGCCTCACCCGACCAGTACCTCACAAAGTACTACACCGCCAAAGGCGAACAGGTGCGCGAAGGCGTCTTCAAATCCACGCTTGCCGATGCTGCCGCAATCGCCGCACAGAAAACCTGTCCCGTGATGGATGAACCGCTGGGCGGCATGGGCGTCCCAGGTAAAGTCAGCGTCAACGGAAAAGCCGTCTACATCTGCTGTCCTGGCTGTGCCAAAAAGCTGGTCGCCGAACCAGACAAGTACCTCGCGGCCCTCAAAGCCAAGGGAATCACTCCGCCGGTTTTCCAATAG
- a CDS encoding tyrosine-type recombinase/integrase — MEDLPTKSIALLVNDETQVVSASSGDELPVLVAKAGPSAQFAWEEFIYGKIRNPHTRDAYGRAVRQFLKHCDGLGRQLPNVSPRDVGDYLDSLDYAPATKKLHLAALRHFFDTLVTRHVVVLNPAASVRGERLQVVEGKTPEITIQQARKLLRSINVSSAVGYRDRAIIAILIYTAARVGAIAKLRRRDFVDAGEQYCLRFNEKGGKQREIPVRHDLQQYIAEYMRVAGLSNASDKTPLFRTTIRRTKQLTDKAMSANDMSRMVKRRIRDAGLPNRLSPHSFRVATITDLLSQGVSLEEVQQLAGHADPRTTRLYDRRQRKVTRNIVERISV, encoded by the coding sequence ATGGAAGACTTGCCAACTAAATCAATTGCTTTGTTAGTCAACGACGAGACTCAAGTGGTGTCCGCGTCATCCGGCGACGAGTTGCCCGTTTTGGTCGCCAAGGCTGGTCCCAGTGCTCAGTTTGCCTGGGAGGAGTTCATTTACGGCAAGATTCGCAATCCCCACACCCGCGATGCCTATGGTCGCGCGGTGCGTCAGTTTCTTAAGCATTGCGACGGACTTGGTCGGCAACTTCCGAATGTTAGCCCTCGCGATGTCGGCGACTATCTCGATTCGCTCGACTATGCTCCCGCGACGAAGAAGTTGCATCTGGCTGCACTTCGTCATTTCTTTGACACTCTGGTCACGAGGCATGTCGTGGTCTTGAATCCAGCTGCGTCGGTTCGTGGAGAGAGATTGCAGGTCGTTGAAGGCAAAACACCAGAGATTACGATTCAGCAGGCTCGCAAGCTACTTCGTAGCATCAACGTTTCTTCTGCTGTCGGCTATCGCGACCGAGCCATCATTGCAATCTTGATTTACACAGCCGCCCGAGTGGGTGCGATTGCAAAACTTCGGCGGCGTGATTTCGTGGACGCCGGGGAACAATACTGTTTGCGTTTCAATGAAAAAGGCGGCAAGCAACGAGAGATTCCGGTTCGACATGATTTGCAGCAGTACATCGCGGAATACATGCGAGTGGCAGGACTCAGCAACGCGAGCGACAAGACTCCCCTTTTCCGAACAACGATTCGACGCACCAAACAATTGACCGACAAGGCGATGTCGGCAAACGACATGAGTCGCATGGTGAAACGTCGCATTCGTGACGCTGGGCTGCCGAACCGGCTTTCACCGCACTCGTTTCGAGTCGCCACGATCACTGATCTGTTGAGCCAGGGTGTGTCACTCGAAGAAGTTCAGCAACTAGCCGGCCATGCGGACCCGCGAACAACTCGCTTGTACGATCGTCGCCAGCGAAAAGTCACACGCAACATCGTTGAGAGAATCTCGGTTTAG